A window from Telopea speciosissima isolate NSW1024214 ecotype Mountain lineage chromosome 8, Tspe_v1, whole genome shotgun sequence encodes these proteins:
- the LOC122672321 gene encoding protein FAR1-RELATED SEQUENCE 5-like — MSNVNAEDLQNDPKVDMIFDTEEEAYQFYNNYGRRMGFSIRRQYVHRSKSNKSIITSARFVCSKQGIKKQVSETKNPQKETKINCLARMGIKLMDNGQYWCHDVVEDHNHPFQTPATAYMMRSQRKLSKAHAAVIDLADDSGLRPKAIFDYMGRQAGGVENLGHTKLDQKNYLRTKRQRDLAQGEGGSLLMYFEKQTRENPSFTYSLQLDSDEKIANVFWTDPRMIIDYALFGDVVTFDTTFDTNKEYIPFGLFAGFNHHRGVVIFGAALLYDETVDSFKWLFETFLEIHGHKKPITIFTDQDATKAKAIQEVLPETWH, encoded by the coding sequence ATGAGTAATGTGAATGCTGAAGATCTTCAGAATGACCCTAAGGTGGACATGATTTTTGATACTGAAGAAGAGGCCTATCAGTTTTACAATAATTATGGGAGAAGGATGGGTTTCAGTATTAGGAGACAATATGTACATCGAAGCAAGTCAAACAAGTCAATCATAACTTCAGCTAGGTTTGTTTGTAGTAAACAAGGAATTAAGAAACAAGTATCTGAAACAAAAAATCCtcagaaagaaacaaaaatcaattgTCTTGCACGGATGGGAATTAAACTAATGGATAATGGGCAATATTGGTGTCATGATGTTGTTGAAGATCATAATCACCCTTTTCAAACTCCGGCTACAGCATATATGATGAGATCACAAAGGAAACTTTCAAAGGCACATGCTGCTGTGATTGATTTGGCCGATGATTCTGGTCTTAGACCTAAGGCAATATTTGATTACATGGGTAGGCAGGCAGGAGGTGTAGAAAATCTTGGGCACACGAAACTAGATCAAAAAAATTATCTTCGGACCAAACGGCAACGAGACTTGGCTCAGGGTGAAGGAGGGAGTTTGTTAATGTATTTTGAGAAACAAACTAGGGAAAATCCTTCTTTTACATACTCATTACAGTTGGATAGTGATGAAAAGATTGCAAATGTATTTTGGACTGATCCAAGGATGATCATAGACTATGCATTGTTTGGTGATGTGGTTACATTTGATACTACATTTGACACCAACAAAGAATACATACCATTTGGTTTATTTGCTGGATTCAATCATCACAGGGGAGTTGTAATTTTTGGGGCTGCATTGTTGTATGATGAGACAGTTGATTCATTCAAGTGGTTGTTTGAGACATTCCTTGAAATACATGGGCATAAAAAACCCATAACAATTTTTACCGACCAAGATGCTACAAAGGCCAAGGCAATCCAAGAAGTGTTGCCTGAGACATGGCATTGA
- the LOC122671151 gene encoding non-specific phospholipase C2-like, producing MTTIKSSVMATFFILLLCNSTFAGPIKTVVVLVMENRSFDHMLGWMKKLHPEINGVDGTESNPLSTTDPNSSRIFFQDQSHYVDPDPGHSFQAIREQIFGSNDTSASPAPMNGFAQQAFSMSTNMSQSVMNGFQPDKVAVYKALVSEFAVFDRWFASVPASTQPNRVYVHSATSHGATSNIASLLVKGYPQRTIFEQLHDAGYSFGIYYQDIPATLFYGNLRKIKFMTKFRPYGLWFKNDAKKGKLPNYVVVEQRYTDSKKTPANDDHPSHDVYEGQMFVKEVYETLRGSPQWNEMVLVITYDEHGGFYDHVPTPVTGVPSPDGIVGPEPFLFRFDRLGVRVPTIMVSPWINKGTVVHGPNGFPFPTSEFEHSSIPATVKKIFNLSSPFLTKRDEWAGTFEGIFQSRTQPRTDCPEQLPTPVKIRQGEANEDAQLSEFQQELVQLAAVLKGHDLLTSYPEKIGKQMTVKEGHQYMANAVKSFFEAGFSAMKMGVDEEQIVKMRPSLTTRSFSPSTIHP from the exons ATGACAACTATCAAGAGCTCTGTAATGGCAACCTTTTTCATTCTCCTTCTCTGCAACTCAACCTTTGCTGGTCCAATCAAGACAGTGGTGGTTCTTGTAATGGAAAACCGTTCGTTTGACCACATGTTGGGTTGGATGAAAAAACTCCACCCAGAAATCAATGGTGTTGATGGTACGGAATCCAACCCTCTTTCCACCACTGACCCCAACTCTTCTCGCATCTTCTTCCAAGACCAGTCTCACTACGTCGACCCAGATCCTGGTCACTCCTTTCAAGCCATTAGAGAACAGATCTTTGGTTCTAATGATACCTCTGCTTCTCCAGCACCCATGAATGGTTTTGCCCAACAAGCCTTTTCCATGTCCACCAACATGTCGCAAAGTGTAATGAATGGCTTTCAACCTGATAAAGTGGCTGTCTACAAGGCTCTTGTATCTGAATTTGCTGTTTTTGACCGATGGTTCGCTTCTGTCCCTGCTTCGACACAGCCTAATCGTGTCTATGTTCACTCTGCAACCTCTCATGGGGCCACCAGCAACATCGCTTCTCTTCTTGTAAAAGG GTATCCACAGAGAACTATCTTCGAACAGTTGCACGACGCAGGGTATTCCTTCGGAATATACTACCAGGATATACCAGCAACGCTTTTCTACGGGAATCTGAGGAAGATTAAGTTCATGACAAAGTTTAGGCCATATGGATTGTGGTTCAAGAACGATGCAAAAAAAGGGAAGTTGCCCAACTATGTGGTGGTGGAGCAGAGGTACACAGATTCCAAAAAAACGCCGGCGAACGACGACCACCCGTCACATGATGTGTATGAGGGGCAGATGTTTGTGAAGGAGGTGTATGAGACGCTGAGGGGGAGCCCACAGTGGAACGAGATGGTGTTGGTGATAACATATGATGAGCATGGTGGGTTCTATGATCATGTGCCTACGCCGGTCACAGGAGTGCCTAGCCCAGATGGGATTGTTGGGCCGGAGCCGTTCTTGTTCCGGTTCGATCGGTTGGGGGTGAGGGTGCCAACCATCATGGTCTCTCCTTGGATTAACAAGGGTACAG TCGTTCATGGGCCAAATGGGTTTCCTTTTCCTACCTCCGAGTTTGAGCACTCATCCATTCCAGCAACAGTGAAGAAAATCTTCAACCTCTCCTCTCCATTCCTAACAAAAAGAGACGAATGGGCTGGCACCTTTGAAGGCATTTTTCAGAGCAGGACCCAACCAAGAACTGATTGTCCAG AGCAACTGCCTACACCAGTAAAGATAAGGCAAGGTGAAGCTAATGAAGATGCACAGCTAAGTGAATTCCAACAGGAATTAGTGCAGCTTGCAGCAGTTCTGAAAGGTCATGATCTCCTAACTAGTTACCCTGAGAAGATTGGGAAGCAAATGACTGTTAAGGAAGGGCATCAATACATGGCGAACGCCGTTAAAAGCTTCTTCGAGGCTGGATTTTCAGCAATGAAAATGGGTGTGGACGAAGAACAGATTGTCAAGATGAGACCCTCACTTACCACCAGATCTTTCTCACCTTCAACTATACACCCTTGA